A window of Coleofasciculus chthonoplastes PCC 7420 genomic DNA:
AACTGATCGATGGAGAGGTGTTCGATTTGGAACCAACAGGTTTACATGAAGAAGTGGTAGCCTTCATTAGCGCCAAGATCTGTGTCCAAATTGACGCAATAGGCTTACCTTGGTTTGTGTTCCAGCGGGGACTATTGCGCCCTTCTAATGTTGGTATGACAGCATTTCGACCTGACGTTGCAGTTGTTGATCGAGATGAACTCGTAA
This region includes:
- a CDS encoding Uma2 family endonuclease, with amino-acid sequence MIIAVEQAIQQKPLSFDEFLARHGSDNRYELIDGEVFDLEPTGLHEEVVAFISAKICVQIDAIGLPWFVFQRGLLRPSNVGMTAFRPDVAVVDRDELV